From the genome of Nasonia vitripennis strain AsymCx chromosome 1, Nvit_psr_1.1, whole genome shotgun sequence, one region includes:
- the LOC100120145 gene encoding single-stranded DNA-binding protein 3 isoform X4 translates to MYSKGKGAAVPSDQQAREKLALYVYEYLLHIGAQKAAQTFLSEIRWEKNITLGEPPGFLHSWWCVFWDLYCAAPERRDSCEHSSEAKAFHDYGFVNSGYGVNGIAHNAGPAPSPLGQMPPNDGMPGGPMPPSFFSFMGPRYPAGPRPNVRMPQMGNDFNGPPGQPMMPNSMDPTRQGEAGEFVGWQGSPGMNPMNPRMNHPRGGPGGMPPMGPGTYGPGMRGPPPNSNLAPGGPGGAGMPPMSMAGPGGRPQWQPNTSTPMNYSSSSPGNYGGPPGSSGPPGPGTPIMPSPQDSSNSGGENMYTMMKPVPGGSMPGDFPMSGGPEGGPMGPMGPNTMGPVLNGDGLDGMKNSPANGGPGTPREDSGSGMGDYNLGGFGGPAENDQNESAAILKIKESMQEEAKRFEKDSDHPDFYMQ, encoded by the exons ATGTACTCCAAGGGCAAGGGCGCGGCCGTGCCCTCGGACCAGCAGGCCAGAGAGAA ATTAGCGTTATACGTATATGAATACCTGTTACACATTGGTGCGCAAAAGGCAGCGCAGACATTCTTGTCAGAg ATCCGGTGGGAGAAAAACATAACGCTCGGCGAACCTCCGGGATTTCTACACTCTTGGTGGTG TGTATTTTGGGACCTGTACTGCGCGGCACCGGAGCGCCGAGATTCTTGCGAACACAGTAGCGAAGCCAAAGCTTTCCACGACTAT GGATTTGTTAACAGCGGATACGGAGTTAACGGAATTGCACAC AATGCCGGACCGGCGCCCTCGCCGCTTGGACAGATGCCACCGAACGATGGCATGCCCGGCGGTCCGATGCCACCTAGCTTCTTCAGC TTTATGGGACCCAGATATCCAGCGGGACCCAGACCGAACGTTCGTATGCCACAAATGGGAAATGATTTCAATGGG CCACCTGGTCAACCGATGATGCCCAACAGCATGGACCCCACCAGACAAG GCGAAGCTGGAGAATTTGTAGGGTGGCAAG GGTCGCCTGGCATGAACCCGATGAACCCCAGGATGAACCACCCGAGGGGCGGACCCGGCGGCATGCCACCCATGGGTCCTGGAACGTACGGCCCCGGTATGAGGGGCCCACCGCCCAATAGCAACCTAGCACCCGGTGGGCCCGGTGGTGCTGGTATGCCGCCCATGAGCATGGCTGGGCCCGGTGGCAGACCACAGTGGCAGCCTAACACGTCCACG CCAATGAACTATTCGTCGTCCTCGCCGGGTAACTACGGCGGACCACCAGGCTCGAGCGGGCCTCCGGGCCCTGGCACGCCCATAATGCCCAGTCCACAGGACAGCAGTAACAGTGGCGGCGAGAACATGTACACGATGATGAAACCAGTACCTGGAGGCAGCATGCCCGGC GACTTCCCAATGAGCGGAGGCCCCGAAGGTGGACCGATGGGCCCAATGGGCCCCAACACGATGGGTCCAGTGCTCAACGGAGACGGCCTCGACGGCATGAAGAACTCGCCAGCGAACGGCGGACCAGGTACGCCACGCGAGGACAGCGGTAGCGGCATGGGCGACTATAATCTTGGCGGCTTCGGTGGACCTGCAGAGAAC GATCAGAACGAGTCGGCGGCCATACTGAAGATCAAGGAGAGCATGCAGGAGGAGGCCAAGAGGTTTGAGAAGGACTCAGACCACCCCGATTTTTACATGCAATAA
- the LOC100120145 gene encoding single-stranded DNA-binding protein 3 isoform X1 — translation MYSKGKGAAVPSDQQAREKLALYVYEYLLHIGAQKAAQTFLSEIRWEKNITLGEPPGFLHSWWCVFWDLYCAAPERRDSCEHSSEAKAFHDYGFVNSGYGVNGIAHNAGPAPSPLGQMPPNDGMPGGPMPPSFFSNNSTMRPSPPTHPSSQPSSQHPQPPPPPHSQMMSTQFMGPRYPAGPRPNVRMPQMGNDFNGPPGQPMMPNSMDPTRQGEAGEFVGWQGSPGMNPMNPRMNHPRGGPGGMPPMGPGTYGPGMRGPPPNSNLAPGGPGGAGMPPMSMAGPGGRPQWQPNTSTPMNYSSSSPGNYGGPPGSSGPPGPGTPIMPSPQDSSNSGGENMYTMMKPVPGGSMPGDFPMSGGPEGGPMGPMGPNTMGPVLNGDGLDGMKNSPANGGPGTPREDSGSGMGDYNLGGFGGPAENDQNESAAILKIKESMQEEAKRFEKDSDHPDFYMQ, via the exons ATGTACTCCAAGGGCAAGGGCGCGGCCGTGCCCTCGGACCAGCAGGCCAGAGAGAA ATTAGCGTTATACGTATATGAATACCTGTTACACATTGGTGCGCAAAAGGCAGCGCAGACATTCTTGTCAGAg ATCCGGTGGGAGAAAAACATAACGCTCGGCGAACCTCCGGGATTTCTACACTCTTGGTGGTG TGTATTTTGGGACCTGTACTGCGCGGCACCGGAGCGCCGAGATTCTTGCGAACACAGTAGCGAAGCCAAAGCTTTCCACGACTAT GGATTTGTTAACAGCGGATACGGAGTTAACGGAATTGCACAC AATGCCGGACCGGCGCCCTCGCCGCTTGGACAGATGCCACCGAACGATGGCATGCCCGGCGGTCCGATGCCACCTAGCTTCTTCAGC AACAACTCGACAATGCGACCATCTCCGCCCACACACCCCTCATCACAGCCATCTTCCCAGCACCCCCAGCCACCCCCGCCCCCACACTCGCAGATGATGTCCACCCAG TTTATGGGACCCAGATATCCAGCGGGACCCAGACCGAACGTTCGTATGCCACAAATGGGAAATGATTTCAATGGG CCACCTGGTCAACCGATGATGCCCAACAGCATGGACCCCACCAGACAAG GCGAAGCTGGAGAATTTGTAGGGTGGCAAG GGTCGCCTGGCATGAACCCGATGAACCCCAGGATGAACCACCCGAGGGGCGGACCCGGCGGCATGCCACCCATGGGTCCTGGAACGTACGGCCCCGGTATGAGGGGCCCACCGCCCAATAGCAACCTAGCACCCGGTGGGCCCGGTGGTGCTGGTATGCCGCCCATGAGCATGGCTGGGCCCGGTGGCAGACCACAGTGGCAGCCTAACACGTCCACG CCAATGAACTATTCGTCGTCCTCGCCGGGTAACTACGGCGGACCACCAGGCTCGAGCGGGCCTCCGGGCCCTGGCACGCCCATAATGCCCAGTCCACAGGACAGCAGTAACAGTGGCGGCGAGAACATGTACACGATGATGAAACCAGTACCTGGAGGCAGCATGCCCGGC GACTTCCCAATGAGCGGAGGCCCCGAAGGTGGACCGATGGGCCCAATGGGCCCCAACACGATGGGTCCAGTGCTCAACGGAGACGGCCTCGACGGCATGAAGAACTCGCCAGCGAACGGCGGACCAGGTACGCCACGCGAGGACAGCGGTAGCGGCATGGGCGACTATAATCTTGGCGGCTTCGGTGGACCTGCAGAGAAC GATCAGAACGAGTCGGCGGCCATACTGAAGATCAAGGAGAGCATGCAGGAGGAGGCCAAGAGGTTTGAGAAGGACTCAGACCACCCCGATTTTTACATGCAATAA
- the LOC100120145 gene encoding single-stranded DNA-binding protein 3 isoform X2 has protein sequence MYSKGKGAAVPSDQQAREKLALYVYEYLLHIGAQKAAQTFLSEIRWEKNITLGEPPGFLHSWWCVFWDLYCAAPERRDSCEHSSEAKAFHDYGFVNSGYGVNGIAHNAGPAPSPLGQMPPNDGMPGGPMPPSFFSNNSTMRPSPPTHPSSQPSSQHPQPPPPPHSQMMSTQFMGPRYPAGPRPNVRMPQMGNDFNGPPGQPMMPNSMDPTRQGSPGMNPMNPRMNHPRGGPGGMPPMGPGTYGPGMRGPPPNSNLAPGGPGGAGMPPMSMAGPGGRPQWQPNTSTPMNYSSSSPGNYGGPPGSSGPPGPGTPIMPSPQDSSNSGGENMYTMMKPVPGGSMPGDFPMSGGPEGGPMGPMGPNTMGPVLNGDGLDGMKNSPANGGPGTPREDSGSGMGDYNLGGFGGPAENDQNESAAILKIKESMQEEAKRFEKDSDHPDFYMQ, from the exons ATGTACTCCAAGGGCAAGGGCGCGGCCGTGCCCTCGGACCAGCAGGCCAGAGAGAA ATTAGCGTTATACGTATATGAATACCTGTTACACATTGGTGCGCAAAAGGCAGCGCAGACATTCTTGTCAGAg ATCCGGTGGGAGAAAAACATAACGCTCGGCGAACCTCCGGGATTTCTACACTCTTGGTGGTG TGTATTTTGGGACCTGTACTGCGCGGCACCGGAGCGCCGAGATTCTTGCGAACACAGTAGCGAAGCCAAAGCTTTCCACGACTAT GGATTTGTTAACAGCGGATACGGAGTTAACGGAATTGCACAC AATGCCGGACCGGCGCCCTCGCCGCTTGGACAGATGCCACCGAACGATGGCATGCCCGGCGGTCCGATGCCACCTAGCTTCTTCAGC AACAACTCGACAATGCGACCATCTCCGCCCACACACCCCTCATCACAGCCATCTTCCCAGCACCCCCAGCCACCCCCGCCCCCACACTCGCAGATGATGTCCACCCAG TTTATGGGACCCAGATATCCAGCGGGACCCAGACCGAACGTTCGTATGCCACAAATGGGAAATGATTTCAATGGG CCACCTGGTCAACCGATGATGCCCAACAGCATGGACCCCACCAGACAAG GGTCGCCTGGCATGAACCCGATGAACCCCAGGATGAACCACCCGAGGGGCGGACCCGGCGGCATGCCACCCATGGGTCCTGGAACGTACGGCCCCGGTATGAGGGGCCCACCGCCCAATAGCAACCTAGCACCCGGTGGGCCCGGTGGTGCTGGTATGCCGCCCATGAGCATGGCTGGGCCCGGTGGCAGACCACAGTGGCAGCCTAACACGTCCACG CCAATGAACTATTCGTCGTCCTCGCCGGGTAACTACGGCGGACCACCAGGCTCGAGCGGGCCTCCGGGCCCTGGCACGCCCATAATGCCCAGTCCACAGGACAGCAGTAACAGTGGCGGCGAGAACATGTACACGATGATGAAACCAGTACCTGGAGGCAGCATGCCCGGC GACTTCCCAATGAGCGGAGGCCCCGAAGGTGGACCGATGGGCCCAATGGGCCCCAACACGATGGGTCCAGTGCTCAACGGAGACGGCCTCGACGGCATGAAGAACTCGCCAGCGAACGGCGGACCAGGTACGCCACGCGAGGACAGCGGTAGCGGCATGGGCGACTATAATCTTGGCGGCTTCGGTGGACCTGCAGAGAAC GATCAGAACGAGTCGGCGGCCATACTGAAGATCAAGGAGAGCATGCAGGAGGAGGCCAAGAGGTTTGAGAAGGACTCAGACCACCCCGATTTTTACATGCAATAA
- the LOC100120145 gene encoding single-stranded DNA-binding protein 3 isoform X5, which produces MYSKGKGAAVPSDQQAREKLALYVYEYLLHIGAQKAAQTFLSEIRWEKNITLGEPPGFLHSWWCVFWDLYCAAPERRDSCEHSSEAKAFHDYGFVNSGYGVNGIAHNAGPAPSPLGQMPPNDGMPGGPMPPSFFSFMGPRYPAGPRPNVRMPQMGNDFNGPPGQPMMPNSMDPTRQGSPGMNPMNPRMNHPRGGPGGMPPMGPGTYGPGMRGPPPNSNLAPGGPGGAGMPPMSMAGPGGRPQWQPNTSTPMNYSSSSPGNYGGPPGSSGPPGPGTPIMPSPQDSSNSGGENMYTMMKPVPGGSMPGDFPMSGGPEGGPMGPMGPNTMGPVLNGDGLDGMKNSPANGGPGTPREDSGSGMGDYNLGGFGGPAENDQNESAAILKIKESMQEEAKRFEKDSDHPDFYMQ; this is translated from the exons ATGTACTCCAAGGGCAAGGGCGCGGCCGTGCCCTCGGACCAGCAGGCCAGAGAGAA ATTAGCGTTATACGTATATGAATACCTGTTACACATTGGTGCGCAAAAGGCAGCGCAGACATTCTTGTCAGAg ATCCGGTGGGAGAAAAACATAACGCTCGGCGAACCTCCGGGATTTCTACACTCTTGGTGGTG TGTATTTTGGGACCTGTACTGCGCGGCACCGGAGCGCCGAGATTCTTGCGAACACAGTAGCGAAGCCAAAGCTTTCCACGACTAT GGATTTGTTAACAGCGGATACGGAGTTAACGGAATTGCACAC AATGCCGGACCGGCGCCCTCGCCGCTTGGACAGATGCCACCGAACGATGGCATGCCCGGCGGTCCGATGCCACCTAGCTTCTTCAGC TTTATGGGACCCAGATATCCAGCGGGACCCAGACCGAACGTTCGTATGCCACAAATGGGAAATGATTTCAATGGG CCACCTGGTCAACCGATGATGCCCAACAGCATGGACCCCACCAGACAAG GGTCGCCTGGCATGAACCCGATGAACCCCAGGATGAACCACCCGAGGGGCGGACCCGGCGGCATGCCACCCATGGGTCCTGGAACGTACGGCCCCGGTATGAGGGGCCCACCGCCCAATAGCAACCTAGCACCCGGTGGGCCCGGTGGTGCTGGTATGCCGCCCATGAGCATGGCTGGGCCCGGTGGCAGACCACAGTGGCAGCCTAACACGTCCACG CCAATGAACTATTCGTCGTCCTCGCCGGGTAACTACGGCGGACCACCAGGCTCGAGCGGGCCTCCGGGCCCTGGCACGCCCATAATGCCCAGTCCACAGGACAGCAGTAACAGTGGCGGCGAGAACATGTACACGATGATGAAACCAGTACCTGGAGGCAGCATGCCCGGC GACTTCCCAATGAGCGGAGGCCCCGAAGGTGGACCGATGGGCCCAATGGGCCCCAACACGATGGGTCCAGTGCTCAACGGAGACGGCCTCGACGGCATGAAGAACTCGCCAGCGAACGGCGGACCAGGTACGCCACGCGAGGACAGCGGTAGCGGCATGGGCGACTATAATCTTGGCGGCTTCGGTGGACCTGCAGAGAAC GATCAGAACGAGTCGGCGGCCATACTGAAGATCAAGGAGAGCATGCAGGAGGAGGCCAAGAGGTTTGAGAAGGACTCAGACCACCCCGATTTTTACATGCAATAA
- the LOC100120145 gene encoding single-stranded DNA-binding protein 3 isoform X3: MYSKGKGAAVPSDQQAREKLALYVYEYLLHIGAQKAAQTFLSEIRWEKNITLGEPPGFLHSWWCVFWDLYCAAPERRDSCEHSSEAKAFHDYGFVNSGYGVNGIAHNAGPAPSPLGQMPPNDGMPGGPMPPSFFSNNSTMRPSPPTHPSSQPSSQHPQPPPPPHSQMMSTQFMGPRYPAGPRPNVRMPQMGNDFNGPPGQPMMPNSMDPTRQGEAGEFVGWQGSPGMNPMNPRMNHPRGGPGGMPPMGPGTYGPGMRGPPPNSNLAPGGPGGAGMPPMSMAGPGGRPQWQPNTSTPMNYSSSSPGNYGGPPGSSGPPGPGTPIMPSPQDSSNSGGENMYTMMKPVPGGSMPGDFPMSGGPEGGPMGPMGPNTMGPVLNGDGLDGMKNSPANGGPGTPREDSGSGMGDYNLGGFGGPAENFF, from the exons ATGTACTCCAAGGGCAAGGGCGCGGCCGTGCCCTCGGACCAGCAGGCCAGAGAGAA ATTAGCGTTATACGTATATGAATACCTGTTACACATTGGTGCGCAAAAGGCAGCGCAGACATTCTTGTCAGAg ATCCGGTGGGAGAAAAACATAACGCTCGGCGAACCTCCGGGATTTCTACACTCTTGGTGGTG TGTATTTTGGGACCTGTACTGCGCGGCACCGGAGCGCCGAGATTCTTGCGAACACAGTAGCGAAGCCAAAGCTTTCCACGACTAT GGATTTGTTAACAGCGGATACGGAGTTAACGGAATTGCACAC AATGCCGGACCGGCGCCCTCGCCGCTTGGACAGATGCCACCGAACGATGGCATGCCCGGCGGTCCGATGCCACCTAGCTTCTTCAGC AACAACTCGACAATGCGACCATCTCCGCCCACACACCCCTCATCACAGCCATCTTCCCAGCACCCCCAGCCACCCCCGCCCCCACACTCGCAGATGATGTCCACCCAG TTTATGGGACCCAGATATCCAGCGGGACCCAGACCGAACGTTCGTATGCCACAAATGGGAAATGATTTCAATGGG CCACCTGGTCAACCGATGATGCCCAACAGCATGGACCCCACCAGACAAG GCGAAGCTGGAGAATTTGTAGGGTGGCAAG GGTCGCCTGGCATGAACCCGATGAACCCCAGGATGAACCACCCGAGGGGCGGACCCGGCGGCATGCCACCCATGGGTCCTGGAACGTACGGCCCCGGTATGAGGGGCCCACCGCCCAATAGCAACCTAGCACCCGGTGGGCCCGGTGGTGCTGGTATGCCGCCCATGAGCATGGCTGGGCCCGGTGGCAGACCACAGTGGCAGCCTAACACGTCCACG CCAATGAACTATTCGTCGTCCTCGCCGGGTAACTACGGCGGACCACCAGGCTCGAGCGGGCCTCCGGGCCCTGGCACGCCCATAATGCCCAGTCCACAGGACAGCAGTAACAGTGGCGGCGAGAACATGTACACGATGATGAAACCAGTACCTGGAGGCAGCATGCCCGGC GACTTCCCAATGAGCGGAGGCCCCGAAGGTGGACCGATGGGCCCAATGGGCCCCAACACGATGGGTCCAGTGCTCAACGGAGACGGCCTCGACGGCATGAAGAACTCGCCAGCGAACGGCGGACCAGGTACGCCACGCGAGGACAGCGGTAGCGGCATGGGCGACTATAATCTTGGCGGCTTCGGTGGACCTGCAGAGAAC TTTTTTTAA
- the LOC100120145 gene encoding single-stranded DNA-binding protein 3 isoform X7, with protein sequence MYSKGKGAAVPSDQQAREKLALYVYEYLLHIGAQKAAQTFLSEIRWEKNITLGEPPGFLHSWWCVFWDLYCAAPERRDSCEHSSEAKAFHDYGFVNSGYGVNGIAHNAGPAPSPLGQMPPNDGMPGGPMPPSFFSFMGPRYPAGPRPNVRMPQMGNDFNGPPGQPMMPNSMDPTRQGSPGMNPMNPRMNHPRGGPGGMPPMGPGTYGPGMRGPPPNSNLAPGGPGGAGMPPMSMAGPGGRPQWQPNTSTPMNYSSSSPGNYGGPPGSSGPPGPGTPIMPSPQDSSNSGGENMYTMMKPVPGGSMPGDFPMSGGPEGGPMGPMGPNTMGPVLNGDGLDGMKNSPANGGPGTPREDSGSGMGDYNLGGFGGPAENFF encoded by the exons ATGTACTCCAAGGGCAAGGGCGCGGCCGTGCCCTCGGACCAGCAGGCCAGAGAGAA ATTAGCGTTATACGTATATGAATACCTGTTACACATTGGTGCGCAAAAGGCAGCGCAGACATTCTTGTCAGAg ATCCGGTGGGAGAAAAACATAACGCTCGGCGAACCTCCGGGATTTCTACACTCTTGGTGGTG TGTATTTTGGGACCTGTACTGCGCGGCACCGGAGCGCCGAGATTCTTGCGAACACAGTAGCGAAGCCAAAGCTTTCCACGACTAT GGATTTGTTAACAGCGGATACGGAGTTAACGGAATTGCACAC AATGCCGGACCGGCGCCCTCGCCGCTTGGACAGATGCCACCGAACGATGGCATGCCCGGCGGTCCGATGCCACCTAGCTTCTTCAGC TTTATGGGACCCAGATATCCAGCGGGACCCAGACCGAACGTTCGTATGCCACAAATGGGAAATGATTTCAATGGG CCACCTGGTCAACCGATGATGCCCAACAGCATGGACCCCACCAGACAAG GGTCGCCTGGCATGAACCCGATGAACCCCAGGATGAACCACCCGAGGGGCGGACCCGGCGGCATGCCACCCATGGGTCCTGGAACGTACGGCCCCGGTATGAGGGGCCCACCGCCCAATAGCAACCTAGCACCCGGTGGGCCCGGTGGTGCTGGTATGCCGCCCATGAGCATGGCTGGGCCCGGTGGCAGACCACAGTGGCAGCCTAACACGTCCACG CCAATGAACTATTCGTCGTCCTCGCCGGGTAACTACGGCGGACCACCAGGCTCGAGCGGGCCTCCGGGCCCTGGCACGCCCATAATGCCCAGTCCACAGGACAGCAGTAACAGTGGCGGCGAGAACATGTACACGATGATGAAACCAGTACCTGGAGGCAGCATGCCCGGC GACTTCCCAATGAGCGGAGGCCCCGAAGGTGGACCGATGGGCCCAATGGGCCCCAACACGATGGGTCCAGTGCTCAACGGAGACGGCCTCGACGGCATGAAGAACTCGCCAGCGAACGGCGGACCAGGTACGCCACGCGAGGACAGCGGTAGCGGCATGGGCGACTATAATCTTGGCGGCTTCGGTGGACCTGCAGAGAAC TTTTTTTAA
- the LOC100120145 gene encoding single-stranded DNA-binding protein 3 isoform X6: protein MYSKGKGAAVPSDQQAREKLALYVYEYLLHIGAQKAAQTFLSEIRWEKNITLGEPPGFLHSWWCVFWDLYCAAPERRDSCEHSSEAKAFHDYGFVNSGYGVNGIAHNAGPAPSPLGQMPPNDGMPGGPMPPSFFSFMGPRYPAGPRPNVRMPQMGNDFNGPPGQPMMPNSMDPTRQGEAGEFVGWQGSPGMNPMNPRMNHPRGGPGGMPPMGPGTYGPGMRGPPPNSNLAPGGPGGAGMPPMSMAGPGGRPQWQPNTSTPMNYSSSSPGNYGGPPGSSGPPGPGTPIMPSPQDSSNSGGENMYTMMKPVPGGSMPGDFPMSGGPEGGPMGPMGPNTMGPVLNGDGLDGMKNSPANGGPGTPREDSGSGMGDYNLGGFGGPAENFF, encoded by the exons ATGTACTCCAAGGGCAAGGGCGCGGCCGTGCCCTCGGACCAGCAGGCCAGAGAGAA ATTAGCGTTATACGTATATGAATACCTGTTACACATTGGTGCGCAAAAGGCAGCGCAGACATTCTTGTCAGAg ATCCGGTGGGAGAAAAACATAACGCTCGGCGAACCTCCGGGATTTCTACACTCTTGGTGGTG TGTATTTTGGGACCTGTACTGCGCGGCACCGGAGCGCCGAGATTCTTGCGAACACAGTAGCGAAGCCAAAGCTTTCCACGACTAT GGATTTGTTAACAGCGGATACGGAGTTAACGGAATTGCACAC AATGCCGGACCGGCGCCCTCGCCGCTTGGACAGATGCCACCGAACGATGGCATGCCCGGCGGTCCGATGCCACCTAGCTTCTTCAGC TTTATGGGACCCAGATATCCAGCGGGACCCAGACCGAACGTTCGTATGCCACAAATGGGAAATGATTTCAATGGG CCACCTGGTCAACCGATGATGCCCAACAGCATGGACCCCACCAGACAAG GCGAAGCTGGAGAATTTGTAGGGTGGCAAG GGTCGCCTGGCATGAACCCGATGAACCCCAGGATGAACCACCCGAGGGGCGGACCCGGCGGCATGCCACCCATGGGTCCTGGAACGTACGGCCCCGGTATGAGGGGCCCACCGCCCAATAGCAACCTAGCACCCGGTGGGCCCGGTGGTGCTGGTATGCCGCCCATGAGCATGGCTGGGCCCGGTGGCAGACCACAGTGGCAGCCTAACACGTCCACG CCAATGAACTATTCGTCGTCCTCGCCGGGTAACTACGGCGGACCACCAGGCTCGAGCGGGCCTCCGGGCCCTGGCACGCCCATAATGCCCAGTCCACAGGACAGCAGTAACAGTGGCGGCGAGAACATGTACACGATGATGAAACCAGTACCTGGAGGCAGCATGCCCGGC GACTTCCCAATGAGCGGAGGCCCCGAAGGTGGACCGATGGGCCCAATGGGCCCCAACACGATGGGTCCAGTGCTCAACGGAGACGGCCTCGACGGCATGAAGAACTCGCCAGCGAACGGCGGACCAGGTACGCCACGCGAGGACAGCGGTAGCGGCATGGGCGACTATAATCTTGGCGGCTTCGGTGGACCTGCAGAGAAC TTTTTTTAA
- the LOC116415991 gene encoding ubiquitin-like-conjugating enzyme ATG10: MDGPGTITWEEFVANAEELLELSEEISDRWEFPGDKNCPGQAYLKRQEKTLVSIDYPIDEPQEDVDDWTGSRDPFEASGDQKRPLILEHHVLWSMSYSVPVIYFNGWKSDFPGINPVSVELAQRLNSERLGYGELSQAMHPLLARPFLHLHPCGSRELLQLTGKSANSLVSWLSLVAPVALNLRMRPEYFRLTLSAEQMEKDEAEE, translated from the exons ATGGACGGGCCGGGTACCATCACGTGGGAGGAGTTCGTGGCGAACGCCGAGGAGCTCCTGGAATTATCCGAGGAGATCTCGGATCGCTGGGAATTTCCAGGAGACAAG aACTGTCCCGGTCAAGCGTATCTGAAGCGCCAAGAGAAAACCCTCGTCTCGATAGACTACCCGATAGACGAGCCGCAGGAAGATGTCGACGATTGGACCGGCAGTCGAGACCCGTTCGAGGCCTCCGGCGATCAGAAGAGGCCCCTGATTCTGGAGCACCACGTTCTCTGGTCCATGAGCTACAGCGTTCCGGTGATTTACTTCAACGGCTGGAAGTCCG ATTTTCCGGGAATCAATCCAGTGAGCGTGGAGCTGGCGCAGCGATTGAACAGCGAGAGGCTGGGCTACGGTGAGCTGTCCCAGGCCATGCATCCGCTGCTCGCTCGGCCCTTCCTCCACCTGCATCCCTGCGGATCacgagagctgctgcagctgaCCGGCAAGAG CGCGAACTCGCTCGTCAGCTGGCTGAGTCTGGTGGCACCCGTTGCGCTGAACCTCAGAATGCGGCCCGAGTACTTTCGGCTGACCCTCAGCGCGGAGCAGATGGAGAAGGACGAGGCGGAGGAGTGA